The Stenotrophomonas rhizophila genome has a window encoding:
- the gloA gene encoding lactoylglutathione lyase produces the protein MSLASLQSQPGVAAQPPAETTGFVFNHTMLRVKDAAASLDFYTRVLGFRLLDQRDFPEAQFSLYFLALLPAGTSIPEGDDARRVWMAGLPGVLELTHNHGTESQEGRVYHDGNQNPRGFGHICVSVPDIQAACQRFDELQVPYQKRLEDGRMKHLAFIKDPDGYWVEIISNTPIG, from the coding sequence ATGAGCCTTGCCTCCCTGCAGTCCCAGCCGGGCGTTGCCGCCCAGCCGCCGGCCGAAACCACCGGCTTCGTGTTCAACCACACCATGCTGCGCGTCAAGGACGCCGCCGCCTCGCTGGACTTCTACACCCGCGTGCTCGGCTTCCGCCTGCTCGACCAGCGCGATTTCCCCGAGGCGCAGTTCAGCCTGTACTTCCTGGCCCTGCTGCCGGCGGGCACGTCCATCCCCGAGGGCGACGACGCCCGCCGGGTGTGGATGGCCGGCCTTCCGGGCGTGCTGGAACTGACCCACAACCATGGCACCGAAAGCCAGGAAGGCCGCGTGTACCACGACGGCAACCAGAACCCGCGCGGCTTCGGCCACATCTGCGTCTCCGTGCCGGACATCCAGGCCGCCTGCCAGCGCTTCGATGAGCTGCAGGTGCCCTACCAGAAGCGCCTGGAAGACGGCCGCATGAAGCACCTGGCCTTCATCAAGGACCCGGACGGCTATTGGGTGGAGATCATCTCCAACACCCCGATTGGCTGA
- a CDS encoding VOC family protein encodes METMELHRGRLIDHLQLIVRDLPASRRFYQAVFDTIGIPIAGEGDTYFWADELFISTADSEAAAGELTGRHHLAFQARDRATVDAFHKAALAAGGKDNGAPGERPYHPGYYAAFAIDPDGNNIEVVYHGPATYSADSVKVTF; translated from the coding sequence ATGGAAACCATGGAACTGCACCGCGGCCGGCTGATCGACCACCTGCAACTGATCGTGCGTGACCTGCCGGCCAGCCGCCGCTTCTACCAGGCCGTGTTCGACACCATCGGCATTCCCATCGCCGGTGAGGGCGATACGTATTTCTGGGCCGATGAGCTGTTCATTTCCACTGCCGACAGCGAGGCGGCCGCCGGTGAACTGACCGGCCGCCACCACCTGGCCTTCCAGGCCCGCGACCGCGCCACCGTCGATGCCTTCCACAAGGCGGCGTTGGCCGCAGGCGGCAAGGACAACGGCGCCCCCGGCGAACGGCCCTACCACCCGGGCTATTACGCCGCCTTCGCGATCGATCCGGACGGCAACAACATCGAGGTCGTGTACCACGGCCCGGCGACCTACAGCGCCGACTCGGTGAAAGTCACGTTCTGA